The following proteins are encoded in a genomic region of Ctenopharyngodon idella isolate HZGC_01 chromosome 12, HZGC01, whole genome shotgun sequence:
- the psme2 gene encoding proteasome activator complex subunit 2 produces the protein MSKAHVLKLNSDNAVRIENYRQSLYKQAEELFSNHIPLKISQLDNLLKGDEFSITDLSTLHAPLDIPIPDPPAADDEEMETDKNEDDEKKKKAPKCGFIKGNERIVKLLDIVKPEIMALKETCITVSCWIAHLIPKIEDGNDFGVAIQEKILERITAVKTKVEGFQTNINKYFSERGDAVAKASKDTHVMDYRSLVHEKDEAAYSEIRVIVLDIRGFYAELYDVISKNLEKVTNPKGEEKPSMY, from the exons ATGTCCAAAGCTCATGTACTGAAGTTAAACTCTGATAATGCAGTGAGG ATAGAAAACTACCGCCAGTCACTGTATAAGCAG GCAGAAGAGTTATTCTCCAATCACATACCTTTGAAGATCTCACAGCTTGACAACCTGCtgaag GGGGATGAGTTCAGTATCACTGACCTCTCGACTCTCCATGCACCCCTGGACATTCCCATTCCTGACCCTCCTGCTGCTGACGATGAG gaGATGGAGACAGACAAAAATGAAGATGatgagaaaaagaagaaag CTCCCAAATGTGGCTTCATTAAAGGAAATGAGCGGATTGTGAAGTTGCTGGATATTGTAAAACCGGAGATAATGGCCCTGAAAGAGACCTGCATCACT GTCTCTTGCTGGATTGCTCATCTGATTCCAAAAATAGAAGATGGAAATGATTTTGGAGTTGCAATTCAG GAAAAAATCCTTGAGAGAATTACTGCTGTGAAGACCAAGGTGGAGGGTTTTCAGACCAACATTAACAA GTACTTCTCAGAGAGAGGTGATGCAGTGGCCAAAGCTTCCAAAGACACCCATGTG aTGGATTATCGCTCTCTGGTGCACGAGAAGGATGAAGCAGCATATTCTGAGATCAGAGTGATTGTGCTTGATATACGCGGTTTCTAC GCTGAACTGTATGACGTCATCAGCAAGAACCTGGAGAAAGTGACAAATCCCAAAGGAGAAGAGAAGCCATCCATGTACTGA
- the lsm5 gene encoding U6 snRNA-associated Sm-like protein LSm5: MAAVAATNPSQLLPLELVDKCIGSRIHIVMKNDKEIVGTLLGFDDFVNMVLEDVTEFEITPEGRRITKLDQILLNGNNITMLIPGGEGPEV, from the exons ATGGCGGCAGTAGCGGCAACAAATCCTTCGCAACTTTTACCTCTCG AGCTGGTGGATAAATGCATTGGCTCTCGGATTCACATCGTCATGAAGAACGATAAAGAGATTGTGGGAACTCTGCTCGGGTTCGACGACTTTGTCA ACATGGTCCTTGAGGATGTGACAGAGTT TGAAATCACTCCAGAGGGAAGAAGAATCACAAAACTGGATCAGATTCTGCTAAATGGCAATAACATCACAATG TTGATTCCAGGAGGAGAAGGACCAGAAGTTTGA